From a single Planctellipticum variicoloris genomic region:
- a CDS encoding DUF1501 domain-containing protein — protein MLRGLRQLDSLNRRRFLEHTARAMLGVSVLPAFARAAEEKAVKPNPPGGNTAKNVIYLYMGGAMTHLDTFDLKPGRDVQGETKGIATKVAGMQFGERLPELAKLADKLAVVRSLHTETADHEQGRYLLRTSYKEIATIRHPGMGAWAIKLKGARDKSLPDNVLIGPEGRHPGAGFLEPSMTPVPIGDPIAGLQNTKQPEYLTEASFGKRLELIDKFDSGFRKKYPQKQVEAYSEFYRQATELMSSSDLKAFDLNQEKDKERDAYGRDRFGQGCMLARRLVEHDVRFVEVSLDGWDMHTDIYEAGKLPEKAANLDRALSALLTDLEARGLLKTTLVVLGTEFGRTPKINPNGGRDHHPGVFSGLLAGGGIKGGRHWGTSDEDGFRPADDGVTVGDFNATIAWSMGLPLNLEVFSKSGRPFKVAHDGKPLVKLFS, from the coding sequence ATGCTTCGCGGCCTGCGTCAGCTCGATTCACTCAATCGCCGCCGGTTCCTCGAACACACCGCCCGGGCCATGCTCGGCGTCAGCGTGCTTCCGGCGTTCGCCCGCGCGGCCGAGGAGAAGGCGGTCAAGCCGAACCCGCCCGGCGGCAACACGGCGAAGAACGTCATCTACCTCTATATGGGAGGGGCGATGACGCATCTGGACACGTTCGACCTCAAGCCCGGCCGTGATGTGCAGGGGGAGACGAAGGGGATCGCCACGAAGGTCGCGGGGATGCAGTTCGGGGAGCGTCTGCCCGAGCTGGCGAAGCTGGCTGACAAGCTGGCGGTCGTCCGCTCGCTGCACACGGAGACGGCGGACCACGAGCAGGGGCGGTATCTGCTGCGGACGAGCTACAAGGAAATCGCCACGATCCGGCATCCGGGAATGGGCGCCTGGGCGATCAAGCTCAAAGGGGCCCGCGACAAATCGCTGCCGGACAACGTACTGATCGGGCCCGAAGGACGCCATCCGGGCGCGGGGTTTCTGGAACCGAGCATGACGCCGGTGCCGATCGGCGATCCCATCGCCGGCCTGCAGAACACCAAGCAGCCCGAGTACCTGACTGAGGCGTCGTTCGGCAAGCGTCTGGAACTGATTGACAAGTTCGACAGCGGCTTCCGCAAGAAGTATCCGCAGAAACAGGTCGAGGCCTACTCCGAGTTCTACCGCCAGGCGACCGAGCTGATGTCGAGCTCGGACCTGAAGGCGTTCGACCTCAACCAGGAGAAGGACAAGGAGCGCGACGCCTATGGGCGGGACCGCTTCGGCCAGGGTTGCATGCTGGCCCGCCGGCTGGTCGAGCACGACGTCCGATTCGTCGAAGTCTCGCTCGACGGCTGGGATATGCACACCGACATTTACGAGGCCGGCAAGCTGCCGGAGAAGGCCGCCAATCTCGACCGCGCCCTGTCGGCCCTGCTGACGGATCTCGAAGCCCGCGGCCTGCTCAAAACGACGCTGGTCGTGCTGGGGACCGAGTTCGGCCGGACCCCCAAAATCAATCCGAACGGCGGGCGCGACCACCACCCGGGCGTCTTCAGCGGACTGCTCGCCGGCGGCGGCATCAAGGGCGGCCGTCACTGGGGAACTTCGGATGAAGACGGCTTCCGCCCCGCAGACGACGGCGTCACCGTCGGCGACTTCAACGCCACCATCGCCTGGTCCATGGGCCTGCCGTTGAACCTGGAGGTCTTCTCCAAATCAGGCCGACCGTTTAAGGTCGCCCACGACGGAAAGCCGCTGGTGAAGCTGTTTTCGTAA
- a CDS encoding reverse transcriptase family protein, translated as MAARTRQDFFRQMALALLAGDWTAEALLDRTRRALGRRLRLHWAPPLCRTLTRRFSAPPGVLELQRMLRQDLTLIEWLRRRRQPVTVDLPACGPAVMTPGLARFREWSVPALTTTGQVADWLGLTVSECDWLADPNSWELRRQTESARNYRYVWLTRPGRRARLIESPKPRLKALQRQILHEILDRVPVHPAAHAFRRGRSVATCLAPHVGQAVVWRADLQHFFPSLRRPRVAAVFRTLGYPDHIALLLSALCTNAAPRGVIDSARDFLGEATYEELRLVAGTPHLPQGAPTSPALANLIAFRLDCRLTGLAREAGARYTRYADDLVFSGGRDFARSLPRFRVLALAIVLDEGFQIRARKVRTMPAGQRQQAAGLILNERLNVPREDYDALRATLHNCMRFGPASQNRAGHAEFCSHLLGKISHVASTNPARGEKLRRLFERIEWDGASDAGSPR; from the coding sequence ATGGCCGCACGGACCCGCCAGGACTTCTTCCGTCAGATGGCCCTGGCCCTGCTTGCCGGCGACTGGACCGCAGAGGCCCTGCTGGATCGAACCCGGAGGGCTCTGGGACGGCGGCTGCGGCTGCACTGGGCGCCGCCGCTTTGTCGAACTCTGACTCGACGCTTCTCCGCTCCGCCCGGCGTCCTGGAACTGCAGCGCATGCTTCGGCAGGATTTGACGCTGATCGAGTGGCTCAGGCGTCGTCGGCAACCGGTGACGGTCGACCTTCCGGCCTGCGGACCGGCGGTGATGACGCCCGGTCTGGCCCGGTTTCGCGAATGGTCGGTCCCCGCGCTCACCACGACCGGCCAGGTAGCCGATTGGCTCGGGCTGACGGTCAGCGAGTGCGACTGGCTGGCGGATCCGAACTCGTGGGAACTGCGACGACAGACGGAGTCTGCTCGCAACTACCGCTATGTGTGGCTGACTCGACCGGGCCGGCGCGCCCGGCTGATCGAATCCCCCAAGCCCCGTCTCAAGGCGCTGCAGCGGCAGATTCTGCACGAGATCCTCGATCGCGTCCCGGTCCATCCGGCGGCGCATGCCTTCCGTCGCGGTCGGTCCGTGGCGACGTGTCTTGCGCCTCACGTCGGTCAGGCCGTGGTGTGGCGGGCCGACCTGCAGCATTTCTTTCCGAGCCTCCGTCGACCACGGGTCGCGGCCGTCTTTCGTACGCTCGGTTATCCGGATCACATCGCATTGTTGCTGTCCGCACTCTGCACAAATGCGGCGCCGCGGGGTGTGATCGACTCTGCTCGCGATTTTCTGGGGGAAGCGACCTATGAGGAGCTCCGGCTCGTCGCCGGGACGCCCCATCTGCCGCAGGGAGCGCCGACGTCGCCTGCCCTGGCCAATCTGATCGCCTTTCGTCTCGACTGCCGGCTCACGGGGCTGGCGCGGGAGGCCGGTGCACGCTACACGCGGTATGCGGACGATCTGGTGTTTTCGGGAGGCCGGGACTTCGCGCGAAGTCTGCCCCGGTTTCGAGTGCTGGCGCTGGCGATCGTCCTGGACGAAGGTTTTCAGATCCGCGCCCGAAAAGTCCGAACGATGCCCGCCGGTCAGCGGCAGCAGGCGGCGGGGCTGATCCTCAACGAGCGCCTGAACGTGCCGCGCGAGGACTACGACGCACTGCGGGCCACGCTGCACAACTGCATGCGTTTCGGTCCAGCCAGCCAGAACCGCGCCGGCCACGCCGAATTCTGCAGCCATCTGCTGGGGAAGATCAGCCACGTGGCAAGTACGAATCCGGCGCGCGGCGAGAAGCTGCGACGGCTGTTCGAGCGGATCGAATGGGATGGGGCATCGGACGCCGGGTCGCCTCGCTGA
- a CDS encoding transposase has product MSAKRRTDTAEFKREAVELVKQQRLSVAEAARRPDAHANLLRQ; this is encoded by the coding sequence CTGTCCGCGAAGCGTCGCACGGATACGGCAGAGTTCAAACGGGAAGCCGTGGAACTGGTGAAGCAGCAGCGGCTGTCGGTCGCGGAAGCGGCCCGTCGGCCGGATGCGCATGCCAATCTGCTGCGTCAGTGA